TTTTCAAATGTAAAGATTCGTCCGCCTGCCCGCCGCCGTGCAGAACGGCAAGTCCAATCTCGCGGCTTCGCAGCTGTTCACGCAAACCGTGTTCATCAGCTTCCGAAACGGTGATTTCAATTTCCGGGTAGTGTTGTACCATACCGGCCAAAACAGCTGGCAGCAGGTAAGCCACCGGGATCGCCGATGCACCGATGTCCAGTTTGGCCTTGGAGCGGGAAATGGTTTTCTTTACGCTTCTTTCGGCTTCGGACGCTAGCGCGACAATACGAACAGCATATTGATGCAGCGCAAGACCGGCTTCAGTCAGCAGCACGCGGCCGCTCCGGTTCTGAAACAAAGGGGTGCCGAGTTCACTCTCCAGTGATTTCATATGAAACGAAACGGTCGGCTGCTTCAGGCCGAGTTCGGAAGCTACGTCGGTGACTTTTTTATATTTTTCAATGAGAACGACGATTTGCAATTTTAAAATATTCATGGGATTTCCTCCGCTTAAACTGTGATTCACAGATATTCTCTTCGTATATTATAGAATATTTCTATATCGTTATACATATTCTATTTCTTTTTTTATCTTTCATTTTACACAAGTCGGGGGTTTAACTAACGTAGGGATTTTACAATTAATGATGTCAGGGCAAACGAGCCTAATTAACGACACCAAATGTAGGAGGAGACAAACAACAATGCGCTCTAGAAAATCCTGGGTTATGGCACTTGCATTAACAGGTGTATTGGCACTTTCGGCATGCGGAAATAATGGGGGAAATAATACGGCTAACGGCGGTAACGCAGGGGCCAGCAACGCGCCTACACAAACAAACAGCGGCGCAGAACTCAGCGGTTCGATTCTTGCTTCCGGCTCCACGGCCCTTCAGCCCCTGGTTGAACAGGTTGCCGAGAAATTTATGGAGCAGCACGCAGGCTTGGATATTCAGGTTCAAGGCGGCGGCAGCGGCACTGGACTCACACAGGTTGCAGAAAAACAAGTGGATATCGGTAACTCCGACGTATTCGCAGAAGAGAAACTGAAAGACGCGGATGCCGAGAAAGCGAAGGCGCTCGTCGATCATCAGGTTGCAGTAGTCGCGATTACGGCTGTTAGCAACCCGGCTGTAGGCGTTGACTCTTTGACGAAACAGCAGCTGGTTGATATTTTCACCGGCAAAATCACGAACTGGAAAGAAGTAGGCGGCGCGGATCAAAAGATCCAGATCATCAACCGTCCGGCAAGCTCCGGCACACGCGCAACATTCGAAAAGTTCGCGCTGGGAACCAAGACGGAAGATCTTCCAGGCTCCATTCAGGAAGATTCCTCGGGTACCGTTAAGAAGATCATCGGCGAAACTCCGGGAGCAATCGGATACCTGGCTCTGTCTTACCTTGATGAATCGGTTCAAACTTTGAAATATGATAGTGTTGACCCATCCGTGGACAACGTAATCAGCGGTAAATATCCGGTTTGGGCATATGAGCATATGTACACGAACGGCGAACCGAACGAAACGGTAAAAGCGTTCCTGGACTACTTCCTGACTGACGAGGTTCAAAACGGCGATGTAACCGAGCTTGGGTACATTCCGGCCTCGAAGATGCAAGTTTCCCGCGATGTTGCCGGAACTGTAACGAACAAATAAACCGGTATCTAAAAGTAAAAGCTTTATAGATTTCAGAGGCGGAGTTCTTCTGCCTCTCTTTTCACTTTAAAGAGAAGGGACCTACATGATAGTGCAAAACAACAAAATCGCGCAGAATCACAAGTCGCGTATTGAAAAACATCATATCGAAGACTTTATCGGACGCTCTTATATGTCCTTTTGTGTTCTTCTGCTTATTGTCGCCATTATTTCGATGGTGTATTTTGTGATGTCTAAGGGCATTTCGACGTTTGTCGTCGACAAGGTAAGCGTTTCGGACTTCTTTTTCGGAACGAAGTGGTCTCCGGAAGGAAGCCCACCTTCTTTTGGAGCGCTGCCATTCATTGCTGGCTCCTTTGTCACGACGCTGCTGGCCGCGCTGATTGCCAGTCCGTTAAGCATTTGCGCCGCGCTGTTCATGACCGAAATCGTTCCGGGATGGGGGAAAAAGCTGCTTCAGCCCGTCATCGAGCTTTTGTCGGGTATACCTTCCGTCGTCTACGGCTTTGTCGGACTCAGCGTGATTGTGCCGTTCTTACGGAACGTGTTCCCCGGACAAGGAATCGGCGTTGCCGCCGGCTCGCTCGTGCTGTCGGTTATGATTTTGCCGACGATTACCAGCGTAACTGTCGATGCGCTGTCCGCGCTTCCGCAGAATTTGAAGGAATCCTCCTTTGCTCTTGGCGCCACCCGCTGGCAGACCATCGCCCGGGTTATTATTCCGACTACGCTGCCTGCCATTCTGACCGGTGTCGTATTGGGCATGGCCCGCGCTTTCGGCGAAGCGCTCGCGGTCCAAATGGTTATCGGGAACGCGCCGTTCATTCCGACATCGCTATTTGAATCGGCATCGACGCTCACCAGCGTCATCACACTCGGAATGGGTAATACAACGATGGGATCGCCGCAAAACAATTCGCTTTGGAGTATGGCGCTTGTTCTCATGCTGATGACCTTCTTATTCGTATTCATTGTCCGCCTGCTGGAAAAAAGGAGGGCAATCTAATGAAAGCAAGAACTGTTGACAAGATCGCCACCGGGATCATTGTAACATTAGCTCTGCTCATCGTTGCCGTTCTGGCCGGTCTGCTCGGATATATTTTATTCCGGGGCCTAAGTCACATCAGCTGGGATTTTCTGACCTCTGCTCCACAAAAAATTCGTGCGGGCGGCGGTGTCGGTCCGCAGCTGTTCAACTCGTTGTTCCTGCTTGTCCTGACGCTGCTGATTACCGTCCCGCTTGGGCTTGGAGCCGGCATCTACATGGCGGAGTATGCGCGTCCGGGAAGAATCACCGGTTTTATCCGTCTTATTGTTGAGGTCCTGTCATCCTTCCCGTCGATCGTCGTCGGCTTGTTCGGCCTGCTGCTCATCGTCAACATTTTCGGCCTCGGATTCTCCCTGGTTTCAGGAGCGCTGGCACTGACGGTATTCAATCTTCCGCTGATGGTGCGGATCACCGAGCAGGCGTTCCGCAGCGTTCCCGCGCAGCAGAAGGAAGCCGGTTTCGCGCTTGGGCTCTCTAAGTGGAAAATCGTCACCACCGTTCTGTTCCCGGTGGCGCTGCCCGCGATCATTACGGGAACAATTCTGTCTGCCGGCCGGGTATTCGGCGAAGCCGCCGCCCTGATGTTCACGGCGGGGATGAGCAGCCCGCGGCTGAACTTTAGCAACTGGAATCCGCTTAGTCCGTCTTCGCCGCTGAACCCGTTCCGCCCGG
This region of Paenibacillus sp. URB8-2 genomic DNA includes:
- the pstC gene encoding phosphate ABC transporter permease subunit PstC encodes the protein MIVQNNKIAQNHKSRIEKHHIEDFIGRSYMSFCVLLLIVAIISMVYFVMSKGISTFVVDKVSVSDFFFGTKWSPEGSPPSFGALPFIAGSFVTTLLAALIASPLSICAALFMTEIVPGWGKKLLQPVIELLSGIPSVVYGFVGLSVIVPFLRNVFPGQGIGVAAGSLVLSVMILPTITSVTVDALSALPQNLKESSFALGATRWQTIARVIIPTTLPAILTGVVLGMARAFGEALAVQMVIGNAPFIPTSLFESASTLTSVITLGMGNTTMGSPQNNSLWSMALVLMLMTFLFVFIVRLLEKRRAI
- a CDS encoding phosphate ABC transporter substrate-binding protein PstS family protein; the encoded protein is MRSRKSWVMALALTGVLALSACGNNGGNNTANGGNAGASNAPTQTNSGAELSGSILASGSTALQPLVEQVAEKFMEQHAGLDIQVQGGGSGTGLTQVAEKQVDIGNSDVFAEEKLKDADAEKAKALVDHQVAVVAITAVSNPAVGVDSLTKQQLVDIFTGKITNWKEVGGADQKIQIINRPASSGTRATFEKFALGTKTEDLPGSIQEDSSGTVKKIIGETPGAIGYLALSYLDESVQTLKYDSVDPSVDNVISGKYPVWAYEHMYTNGEPNETVKAFLDYFLTDEVQNGDVTELGYIPASKMQVSRDVAGTVTNK
- a CDS encoding LysR family transcriptional regulator, which produces MNILKLQIVVLIEKYKKVTDVASELGLKQPTVSFHMKSLESELGTPLFQNRSGRVLLTEAGLALHQYAVRIVALASEAERSVKKTISRSKAKLDIGASAIPVAYLLPAVLAGMVQHYPEIEITVSEADEHGLREQLRSREIGLAVLHGGGQADESLHLKKIIDDEAVLIFPPEHPFVYMNEIAPDQIAREPWIQHAPGSRLREFADSWAELNSLHLWNKVELHSAEAVKRLVVQGNAVAVFSKIGIAAELESGSLGYRNLPGIIPERGGFYLAWRKDHAMSAIQKAFADSLEAGFHHTF
- the pstA gene encoding phosphate ABC transporter permease PstA yields the protein MKARTVDKIATGIIVTLALLIVAVLAGLLGYILFRGLSHISWDFLTSAPQKIRAGGGVGPQLFNSLFLLVLTLLITVPLGLGAGIYMAEYARPGRITGFIRLIVEVLSSFPSIVVGLFGLLLIVNIFGLGFSLVSGALALTVFNLPLMVRITEQAFRSVPAQQKEAGFALGLSKWKIVTTVLFPVALPAIITGTILSAGRVFGEAAALMFTAGMSSPRLNFSNWNPLSPSSPLNPFRPAETLAVHIWKINSEGLAPDAVQIAAGASAVLVITVLIFNLAARYVGRLIYRKLTASRRMN